Proteins encoded in a region of the Microbaculum marinisediminis genome:
- a CDS encoding ABC transporter permease, translated as MAERDRTGTPVLEIRGLNVYYGASHALQGVDLKLQGGALAVVGRNGMGKTTLCKAIMGLVPIASGAIRFAGHELAGRTPAEIARLGIGYVPQGRRLWRSLTVDEHLRMVSSGHAGAWTVERIYSTFPRLADRRNNGGGQLSGGEQQMLAIARALLLNPQLLVMDEPTEGLAPVIVAQVEELLINLAESGDINVLLIEQNIGVATEVAPEVAIMVNGRINRIIDSGQLSGDRDLQQRLLGVGRHAHDETPDVETPTRRSETERGAAPEHAVQRVYISNPKPPTRWSQPVPVRQIEQAARIVSAGRAPGMDAALPHAELRPLASPGENVVLVAGTLDTKGEELRFIRDVIREHGLPVRMVDLSTSGRHSGAEVPAHQVAAFHPRGASGVFTHDRGESVAGMTLAFERWVARQSGIAGIISAGGSGGTAIVAPAMRALPVGTPKLIVSTVASGDVRRYVGPSDITMMYSVADVQGLNSITRQVLRNAAAAMSGMVLDRREPARRESGGVKPAVGLTMFGVTTQSVRQVADALETDYDCLVFHATGIGGQSMEKLIDGGQIRAVIDITTTEICDMIAGGIFPATEDRFGAIIRTRIPYIGSCGALDMVNFGAPDTVPEKYRHRTFYHHNPQITLMRTTPEENAEMGRWIGNRLNEMEGPVRFFLPEGGVSQLDQPGQPFHDPTADKALFDALEQTVRQTASRQLVRLPHNINDPAFSAELVSTFRSLHGSTRPKPRRASR; from the coding sequence ATGGCTGAACGTGACCGCACCGGCACTCCGGTCCTCGAGATCCGTGGACTGAACGTCTACTACGGCGCCTCGCACGCCCTGCAGGGCGTGGACCTCAAGCTCCAGGGCGGCGCGCTTGCGGTCGTGGGCCGCAACGGCATGGGCAAGACGACGCTGTGCAAGGCGATCATGGGCCTGGTGCCGATCGCGTCTGGTGCGATCCGGTTCGCCGGCCACGAACTCGCCGGACGCACCCCGGCCGAGATCGCGCGCCTCGGCATCGGCTATGTGCCGCAGGGCCGGCGCCTGTGGCGCTCGCTGACGGTCGACGAGCATCTGCGCATGGTTTCCAGCGGCCACGCCGGGGCCTGGACGGTGGAGCGCATCTATTCGACGTTTCCGCGGCTCGCCGACCGGCGCAACAACGGCGGCGGCCAGTTGTCGGGCGGCGAGCAGCAGATGCTCGCGATCGCCCGCGCGCTCCTGCTCAACCCGCAGCTCCTCGTCATGGACGAGCCGACCGAGGGCCTCGCACCGGTCATCGTCGCCCAGGTCGAGGAGCTTCTGATCAATCTCGCCGAATCCGGCGACATCAACGTCCTTCTGATCGAACAGAACATCGGCGTGGCGACCGAGGTCGCCCCCGAGGTCGCGATCATGGTCAACGGGCGCATCAACCGGATCATCGATTCCGGCCAGCTCTCCGGCGACCGCGACCTGCAGCAGCGGCTTCTCGGCGTGGGCCGTCATGCCCATGACGAGACGCCCGACGTCGAAACGCCGACGCGTCGGTCGGAAACCGAGCGCGGCGCCGCGCCCGAGCACGCCGTGCAACGCGTCTACATTTCGAATCCCAAGCCGCCGACGCGCTGGTCGCAGCCGGTTCCGGTGCGCCAGATCGAACAGGCGGCGCGCATCGTGTCTGCGGGACGGGCGCCGGGGATGGATGCCGCCTTGCCGCACGCCGAGCTGAGACCGCTGGCCTCGCCCGGCGAGAACGTCGTGCTGGTCGCCGGCACCCTCGACACCAAGGGCGAAGAACTGCGGTTCATCCGCGACGTGATCCGCGAGCACGGCCTGCCGGTGCGCATGGTCGACCTTTCCACCTCCGGCCGCCATTCCGGCGCGGAGGTCCCCGCGCATCAGGTCGCCGCCTTCCATCCGCGCGGCGCCAGCGGCGTGTTCACCCATGATCGCGGCGAGTCGGTGGCCGGCATGACGCTGGCGTTCGAGCGCTGGGTGGCGCGGCAAAGCGGCATCGCCGGGATCATTTCGGCGGGCGGGTCCGGCGGGACCGCGATCGTCGCACCGGCCATGCGCGCGCTTCCGGTGGGCACGCCCAAGCTGATCGTCTCGACCGTCGCGTCCGGCGACGTGCGCCGCTATGTCGGGCCCTCCGACATCACCATGATGTACTCGGTCGCCGACGTGCAGGGCCTGAACTCGATCACCCGGCAGGTTCTGCGCAACGCAGCCGCGGCCATGTCCGGGATGGTCCTCGACCGGCGCGAGCCCGCACGGCGGGAGTCGGGCGGCGTGAAGCCCGCGGTTGGCCTGACCATGTTCGGCGTGACGACGCAGAGCGTCCGGCAGGTGGCCGATGCGCTGGAGACGGATTACGACTGCCTCGTCTTCCACGCGACCGGCATCGGCGGTCAGTCGATGGAGAAACTCATCGACGGTGGCCAGATCCGCGCGGTGATCGACATCACCACGACCGAGATCTGCGACATGATTGCTGGGGGAATCTTCCCGGCCACCGAGGATCGCTTCGGCGCGATCATCCGCACGCGCATCCCCTATATCGGCTCGTGCGGCGCCCTCGACATGGTCAACTTCGGCGCCCCGGACACCGTTCCGGAGAAATACCGGCACCGTACCTTCTACCATCACAATCCGCAGATCACCCTGATGCGCACGACGCCGGAGGAAAACGCGGAGATGGGCCGCTGGATCGGCAACCGTCTCAACGAGATGGAAGGCCCGGTCCGCTTCTTCCTGCCCGAAGGCGGCGTCTCGCAGCTCGATCAGCCCGGGCAGCCGTTCCACGATCCGACGGCCGACAAGGCCCTGTTCGATGCCCTGGAGCAGACGGTTCGCCAGACCGCGAGCCGGCAGCTGGTGCGGCTTCCCCACAACATCAACGATCCCGCGTTCTCCGCCGAGCTGGTCTCGACGTTCCGGTCTCTGCACGGCTCGACGCGGCCGAAACCCAGACGAGCATCGAGGTAG
- a CDS encoding phosphoenolpyruvate hydrolase family protein, producing MPIERTKILERFRAMIDRGEPIIGGGAGTGLSAKCEEAGGIDLIVIYNSGRYRMAGRGSLAGLLAYGDANQIVVDMAAEVLPVVERTPVLAGVNGTDPFRVMDVFLDELKRIGFSGVQNFPTVGLIDGTFRANLEETGMSYGLEVDMIAKARAKDMLTTPYVFNEDDAAAMAMAGADIIVCHLGLTTGGSIGAETALKLEDCPARVDAWAEAALKVNKDAIVLVHGGPVAMPDDARFVLNETRNCHGFYGASSMERLPTEVALTEQTRRFKEIGGTLG from the coding sequence ATGCCGATCGAACGCACGAAGATCCTCGAAAGGTTCCGCGCCATGATCGATCGCGGCGAACCGATCATCGGCGGCGGGGCCGGAACCGGCCTGTCGGCGAAATGCGAGGAAGCCGGCGGCATCGACCTGATCGTGATCTACAATTCCGGGCGCTACCGCATGGCCGGGCGCGGCTCGTTGGCCGGGCTCCTGGCCTACGGCGACGCGAACCAGATCGTGGTCGATATGGCCGCGGAGGTGCTGCCGGTCGTCGAACGCACGCCCGTGCTCGCCGGCGTGAACGGCACCGACCCTTTCCGGGTCATGGACGTCTTCCTCGACGAATTGAAGCGGATCGGCTTCTCCGGCGTCCAGAACTTCCCGACGGTCGGGCTCATCGACGGCACCTTCCGGGCCAATCTGGAAGAGACCGGCATGTCCTACGGGCTGGAGGTCGACATGATCGCCAAGGCCCGGGCCAAGGACATGCTGACCACGCCCTACGTATTCAACGAGGATGACGCCGCGGCGATGGCCATGGCGGGCGCCGATATCATCGTCTGCCACCTGGGCCTGACGACCGGCGGCTCGATCGGCGCCGAGACCGCGCTGAAGCTCGAGGACTGCCCGGCCAGGGTCGATGCCTGGGCCGAGGCCGCGCTCAAGGTCAACAAGGACGCGATCGTGCTCGTCCACGGCGGACCGGTGGCGATGCCGGACGACGCACGCTTCGTCTTGAACGAAACCCGCAACTGCCACGGCTTCTACGGCGCCTCCTCGATGGAGCGCCTGCCGACCGAGGTTGCGCTGACGGAACAAACGCGCCGGTTCAAGGAAATCGGCGGGACACTTGGGTAA
- a CDS encoding flotillin family protein, translating to MTGQIIGQIILWLIVAVVAIAIIYWVMNRLYRRSTKEVAFVRTGFLGEKVVIDGGAFVWPIVHDITPVNMNTVPLEIVRAKEQALITRDRMRVDVEAEFYIRVKPTKEAVSRAAATLGRRTLDTEYLFNLLSSRFESALRAVAADMTMAEMHEQRGAYVTRVKEAAFEDMATNGLELESVAIMDIDQTSLEFFNPSNRFDAEGLTALIKDIEDRRKLRNDIEQDSMIQIRARNLEAEKEALSIERESEEARLLQERDVEFRRAQQRAELARERAEREREAEEAQISAREVIERARIVTDQSITASRIESEREIRQREIERQQAIDSAEIRSREETEKARILQERAVQESRIVNEQETQSRDIARRRAIEEAEIAANEATERARIEQQRVVEETRIAQERAVADARIASEEETRRREIERNRAVEAAEIAAREATEKLRIAEAAGVNEERISTDRRVRELEIERQRVLEEAEIAAQQATEAARIAREKRIAAERIAYEQDVREREIARTRAVDVAELAARQTVESQRIDIDAKIDQDRIARREETVLAETAAALKTDAAGIERQKTIDAERIAAELETRSREIERNENIEAQEVASRRQVDRVRIEKELETSRDKVQRDEELRNLEIARNKVLDEAAIAAEQAVEAARISQKRTLDAERIAAEQSVREREIAREEVVEASDLKRRDAVERQRIEVELGLEQERIASQKEREVLDIKRKKDVEEADESRIIEIAAIKGQRAEADAKLRRTEIAATRDVETTDVQREQAIEAARLERRRSLEQLEIARVQALREAEIASNEDIERARIASERGLDDARIGHETERRRLEVQRERDVETAKMEKAIALYQKSLEETAAQIEADVARARAAEAEELVKTTRETEEANRRKTIDVLMAQKAAEQEKIAAAAEKVRRAVEAEAQRLVNEAENVLTDGARASLFKRKLLDRVEGIVAASVKPLEKINDIRIVQMDGLTQGDGVGRGGSPTDEVINSALRYRVQAPLIDSLLSEMGIEGSNIAKQAGLIREASDMQRISKEAGRSSDGGGDGGPSGGDSSGGGASGGGSGGGAGGGSRSRRSRKGE from the coding sequence ATGACTGGACAGATCATTGGCCAGATCATCCTTTGGCTCATAGTCGCGGTTGTCGCGATCGCCATCATCTACTGGGTGATGAATCGCCTCTATCGCCGCTCGACCAAGGAAGTCGCTTTCGTCAGAACCGGTTTCCTCGGCGAGAAGGTCGTCATCGACGGCGGTGCCTTCGTCTGGCCGATCGTCCACGACATCACGCCGGTGAACATGAACACCGTGCCGCTGGAGATCGTCCGCGCCAAGGAGCAGGCGCTGATCACCCGCGACCGCATGCGCGTCGACGTCGAGGCCGAATTCTACATCCGGGTGAAGCCGACGAAGGAGGCCGTCTCCCGCGCCGCCGCCACGCTCGGCCGCCGCACGCTTGATACCGAATATCTGTTCAACCTGTTGTCGAGCCGCTTCGAGTCCGCGCTGCGCGCCGTCGCCGCCGACATGACCATGGCGGAGATGCACGAGCAGCGTGGCGCCTACGTCACCCGCGTGAAGGAAGCCGCCTTCGAGGACATGGCGACCAACGGACTGGAGCTCGAGTCCGTCGCCATCATGGACATCGACCAGACCAGCCTCGAATTCTTCAATCCTTCGAACCGCTTCGACGCCGAAGGCCTGACCGCCCTCATCAAGGATATCGAGGACCGCCGGAAGCTGCGCAACGACATCGAGCAGGACTCGATGATCCAGATCAGAGCGCGGAACCTGGAGGCGGAAAAGGAAGCGCTCTCGATCGAACGGGAGAGCGAGGAGGCCCGCCTGCTGCAGGAACGCGACGTCGAATTCCGCCGGGCCCAGCAACGCGCCGAACTCGCCCGTGAAAGGGCCGAGCGCGAGCGCGAGGCCGAGGAAGCGCAGATCAGCGCACGCGAAGTCATCGAGCGCGCGCGCATCGTCACGGATCAGTCGATTACCGCGTCGCGGATCGAGTCGGAGCGCGAAATCCGTCAGCGCGAGATCGAGCGTCAGCAGGCGATCGATTCCGCCGAGATCAGGTCACGCGAGGAGACGGAAAAGGCCCGTATCCTGCAGGAACGGGCGGTCCAGGAATCCCGCATCGTCAACGAGCAGGAGACACAATCGCGCGACATCGCCCGCCGGCGCGCCATCGAGGAAGCCGAGATCGCCGCGAACGAAGCGACCGAGCGCGCCCGCATTGAGCAACAGCGGGTCGTCGAGGAAACCCGCATCGCGCAGGAACGGGCCGTTGCCGACGCCCGCATCGCCAGCGAGGAGGAGACCCGCCGGCGCGAGATCGAACGCAACCGCGCGGTGGAGGCCGCGGAAATCGCGGCGCGCGAGGCGACCGAGAAGCTGCGCATCGCCGAGGCGGCAGGTGTCAACGAGGAGCGCATCTCGACGGATCGCCGTGTCCGCGAGCTGGAAATCGAGCGTCAGCGCGTGCTCGAGGAAGCCGAGATCGCCGCCCAGCAGGCGACGGAAGCCGCGCGCATCGCCCGCGAGAAGCGGATCGCCGCCGAGCGCATCGCCTACGAGCAGGACGTGCGCGAGCGCGAGATCGCGCGCACCCGCGCGGTCGACGTGGCCGAACTCGCCGCCCGCCAGACCGTGGAATCGCAGCGCATCGACATCGACGCGAAGATCGACCAGGACCGCATCGCCCGCCGCGAGGAAACCGTGCTCGCCGAGACGGCTGCCGCGCTCAAGACGGACGCGGCCGGTATCGAACGGCAGAAGACGATCGATGCCGAGCGCATCGCGGCGGAACTGGAGACCCGTTCCCGCGAAATCGAGCGCAACGAGAATATCGAGGCCCAAGAGGTCGCCTCCCGCCGCCAGGTCGACCGCGTCCGGATCGAGAAGGAACTCGAGACGTCACGCGACAAGGTCCAGCGCGACGAGGAGCTGCGCAACCTGGAAATCGCCCGCAACAAGGTTCTGGACGAGGCCGCGATCGCTGCAGAACAGGCGGTCGAAGCGGCACGCATCTCGCAGAAGCGGACGCTCGACGCCGAGCGGATCGCCGCGGAACAGTCGGTGCGCGAACGCGAGATCGCCCGCGAGGAAGTCGTGGAAGCGAGCGACCTCAAGCGCCGCGACGCCGTCGAGCGCCAGCGCATCGAGGTCGAGCTGGGGCTGGAACAGGAGCGGATCGCGTCGCAGAAGGAACGCGAGGTCCTCGACATCAAGCGCAAGAAGGACGTCGAGGAAGCCGACGAATCCCGCATCATCGAGATCGCGGCGATCAAGGGCCAGCGCGCCGAGGCCGATGCCAAGCTGCGCCGCACCGAGATCGCGGCGACGCGCGACGTCGAGACAACAGACGTGCAGCGCGAGCAGGCCATCGAGGCGGCGCGCCTGGAGCGGCGGCGCTCGCTCGAACAGCTCGAAATCGCCCGCGTTCAGGCCCTGCGGGAGGCCGAGATCGCGTCCAACGAGGATATCGAACGGGCCCGGATCGCCTCGGAGCGCGGCCTCGACGACGCCCGCATCGGCCACGAGACCGAGCGGCGGCGCCTCGAGGTGCAGCGCGAGCGCGACGTCGAGACCGCGAAGATGGAGAAGGCCATCGCGCTCTACCAGAAGTCGCTGGAGGAGACAGCGGCCCAGATCGAGGCCGACGTCGCCAGGGCGCGCGCGGCCGAAGCCGAGGAACTGGTCAAGACGACCCGCGAAACCGAGGAGGCCAACCGCCGCAAGACGATCGACGTGCTGATGGCGCAGAAGGCCGCCGAGCAGGAAAAGATCGCCGCAGCCGCCGAGAAGGTGCGCCGCGCCGTCGAAGCCGAGGCGCAACGCCTGGTCAACGAGGCGGAGAACGTGCTCACGGACGGCGCCCGCGCCTCGCTGTTCAAGCGGAAGCTGCTCGACCGTGTCGAGGGCATCGTCGCCGCCTCGGTCAAGCCGCTGGAGAAGATCAACGACATCCGCATCGTGCAGATGGATGGCCTCACCCAGGGCGACGGCGTCGGCCGCGGCGGCAGCCCGACCGACGAGGTGATCAACTCGGCCCTGCGCTACCGCGTGCAGGCACCGCTGATCGACAGCCTCCTGTCGGAGATGGGCATCGAAGGCTCGAACATCGCCAAGCAGGCAGGCCTGATCCGCGAGGCCTCGGACATGCAGCGCATTTCCAAGGAGGCCGGGCGGTCGTCGGACGGCGGCGGTGACGGCGGCCCATCGGGAGGGGATTCCTCCGGCGGGGGCGCCTCGGGCGGCGGTTCCGGTGGCGGCGCTGGTGGCGGATCCCGGTCCCGCCGCAGCCGGAAAGGCGAATAA
- a CDS encoding SRPBCC family protein produces MARVYISSVIAAPTARVWERVRDFNGLPRWHPAIRESRIENGEPSDKVGCVRDFRLQNGDRIREKLLGLSDYDYFCTYSILESPMPLTDYIATLRLTPVTDGDRTFAEWSAEFECAPDAATDLVGGIGLNVFQAGFDSLKRHFGG; encoded by the coding sequence ATGGCCCGCGTGTACATATCGAGCGTAATCGCCGCGCCCACGGCCCGTGTCTGGGAGCGCGTGCGGGACTTCAACGGCCTGCCGCGCTGGCACCCGGCGATCCGCGAAAGCCGTATCGAAAACGGCGAGCCATCCGACAAGGTCGGCTGCGTCCGCGACTTTCGCCTGCAGAACGGCGACCGCATCCGCGAAAAGCTGCTCGGCCTGTCGGATTACGACTACTTCTGCACCTACTCGATCCTCGAAAGCCCGATGCCGCTGACCGACTACATCGCGACATTGCGGCTGACGCCGGTAACCGACGGCGACAGGACGTTCGCCGAATGGTCGGCCGAGTTCGAGTGCGCCCCGGACGCCGCGACGGATCTCGTCGGCGGCATCGGCCTGAACGTCTTCCAGGCCGGGTTCGACAGCCTCAAGCGGCACTTCGGAGGCTAG
- a CDS encoding SRPBCC family protein has protein sequence MVKVVKSTIMDAPVEAVWEVLRDFNGHDQWHPAVADSAIERGLPSDKIGCVRRFHLADGSELREQLLTLSDSDMAFSYCLLDTPVPLLNYVAHVRLLPVTDGDRAFWHWESRFDTPAGREEELAAMVGEQIYEGGFTAVREHMGLAHAETGEA, from the coding sequence ATGGTGAAGGTGGTCAAGAGCACGATCATGGACGCCCCCGTCGAGGCGGTGTGGGAGGTGCTGCGCGACTTCAACGGTCACGACCAATGGCACCCGGCGGTCGCCGACAGCGCTATCGAGCGCGGCCTGCCCTCCGACAAGATCGGCTGCGTGCGGCGGTTCCATCTTGCAGACGGCTCGGAGCTGCGCGAGCAACTGCTGACGCTGTCGGACTCGGACATGGCGTTCTCCTACTGCCTGCTGGATACGCCGGTGCCCCTGCTCAACTACGTCGCCCATGTCCGGCTGCTGCCGGTGACCGACGGCGACCGGGCTTTCTGGCACTGGGAGTCGCGGTTCGACACGCCCGCCGGACGCGAGGAGGAACTCGCGGCCATGGTCGGCGAACAGATCTACGAAGGCGGCTTTACCGCCGTGCGCGAGCATATGGGCCTCGCGCACGCCGAAACGGGAGAAGCATGA
- a CDS encoding FAD binding domain-containing protein, translating into MPVRVETYAGLDEAAGALAANSAARFFAGGTLLMRAINEANPSFDTLIRATDPALKEIRLEGDAIVVGAACTMNEIMAHRELAFLAPVARGIGGPAVRSAATIGGNLFAWSPFGEMTTALLALGATIRFAGHGGQVAIDEFLSNRDRYRGQIVRSVSVPRISDPSAFRFLKVTRVKPKGAALISIAVRIGRPGSGETRIAFNNMNPVPTRALAAEQALQGGSLDEASVSRAASLATDGMNPPTDALASDWYRREVAPVHLKRVLLGRT; encoded by the coding sequence ATGCCGGTACGCGTCGAAACCTACGCGGGCCTGGACGAAGCGGCCGGAGCACTCGCCGCCAATTCCGCGGCGCGGTTCTTCGCCGGCGGGACCTTGCTCATGCGCGCGATCAACGAAGCCAACCCGTCGTTCGATACCCTCATCCGAGCGACCGATCCGGCCCTCAAGGAGATCCGTCTCGAGGGCGACGCCATCGTCGTCGGCGCCGCCTGCACCATGAACGAGATCATGGCCCATCGCGAGCTAGCCTTCCTTGCCCCCGTCGCGCGCGGCATCGGCGGACCGGCCGTCCGCAGCGCGGCGACGATCGGAGGTAACCTTTTCGCCTGGTCCCCCTTCGGCGAGATGACCACGGCATTGCTCGCGCTCGGCGCGACGATCCGCTTCGCCGGCCATGGCGGCCAAGTCGCGATCGACGAGTTCCTTTCGAACCGGGACCGCTACCGCGGCCAGATCGTCCGATCCGTCAGCGTCCCCCGGATCAGCGATCCGAGCGCGTTCCGCTTCCTCAAGGTTACGCGGGTCAAGCCGAAAGGCGCAGCGCTGATCTCGATCGCCGTGAGGATCGGCAGACCCGGCAGCGGCGAGACCCGCATCGCCTTCAACAACATGAACCCGGTGCCGACCCGCGCCCTTGCCGCCGAGCAGGCGTTGCAAGGCGGAAGCCTCGACGAGGCGAGCGTGTCGCGCGCCGCATCGCTGGCGACCGACGGCATGAACCCGCCGACCGACGCCTTGGCAAGCGACTGGTACCGCCGGGAGGTGGCGCCGGTCCATCTCAAGCGCGTGCTTCTGGGGAGGACCTGA
- a CDS encoding (2Fe-2S)-binding protein has product MAKKPVQFRLNGDEKAAFVDDGQNLLDVLRRGVGDLTPKYGCGQGTCGTCTVLIDGEPRLSCLTLAETVDGHAVTTVAGLADGATLHPLQDAFMCHFAAQCGYCTPGMLIAAKALLDRNPRPTREDVVEAISGNICRCTGYEAIINAILDAANAASGSSYARG; this is encoded by the coding sequence ATGGCGAAGAAACCCGTTCAGTTCCGTCTCAACGGCGACGAGAAGGCCGCCTTCGTCGACGACGGACAGAACCTGCTCGACGTACTTCGCCGCGGGGTCGGCGACCTGACCCCGAAATACGGCTGCGGCCAGGGCACCTGCGGCACCTGCACCGTCCTCATCGACGGCGAGCCGCGCCTGTCCTGCCTGACGCTGGCGGAGACGGTCGACGGCCATGCCGTCACCACCGTGGCGGGACTTGCCGACGGCGCGACCCTGCATCCGCTGCAGGACGCCTTCATGTGCCACTTCGCGGCCCAGTGCGGCTATTGCACGCCGGGCATGCTGATCGCGGCGAAGGCGCTGCTCGACCGCAACCCGCGCCCGACCCGCGAAGACGTCGTCGAGGCGATCTCGGGCAACATCTGCCGGTGCACCGGCTACGAAGCGATCATCAACGCAATCCTTGATGCCGCGAATGCCGCATCGGGATCGAGCTACGCGCGAGGCTGA
- a CDS encoding xanthine dehydrogenase family protein molybdopterin-binding subunit, whose translation MAIEFRKELFADERDDNLNEIGKPTQRQDMMGHVTGRSPFYDDHLFDGLLHLRCVRSPHHHARIRSIDTSEAERMPGVKRIVLGKDVPNNLNTLLSLLDFGLDDEPLISTKKVAYKGEPVAAVIAETERQARDACAKVRVDWEVLPHVLDVEEAIKSGAPSVNETYPKNAFVYHGKYDHQKLRYGDVEAAFRTADHVVEGRYQMSPIEQAPTETCGAIAAPETNDRYVCYTSTQALFFSLGTASKLLNMPSSRLHFIGGTVGGGFGGKVDSLHEPLAILGTMLTGRPVKYMFDRVEEMQVGAPRGAERWYIKDGVMNDGRLVARQFRGYFDSGAYTRLSSYAIIKCVGHLPGPYTIPNVHADVYCVFTNRTPATAMRGFGITGVDFAIEAHMDKVAETVGMDPIELRILNAYRDGDMKAHRRLAKNTALIECCQVAAEKASWRINDTARRETSLTGGGGARGQIPNQTALDENGRVEGYAHQSYAAAGQPTDQAAPVRPAPVQPEPTQPAPQPAGVPSAPPSASTSPAPTPPAPAPAPAQPAPSQGASRAPLRFSSVSGLRRR comes from the coding sequence ATGGCGATCGAGTTTCGGAAGGAATTGTTCGCCGACGAGCGCGACGACAATCTCAACGAGATCGGCAAGCCGACCCAGCGCCAGGACATGATGGGCCACGTCACCGGCCGCTCGCCGTTCTACGACGACCACCTGTTCGACGGACTGCTGCACCTGCGCTGCGTCAGGAGCCCGCATCACCACGCCCGCATCCGATCGATCGACACGTCGGAAGCCGAGCGGATGCCGGGCGTGAAACGGATCGTGCTCGGCAAGGACGTACCGAACAATCTCAATACGCTGTTGAGCCTGCTCGACTTTGGTCTCGACGACGAGCCGCTCATCTCGACGAAGAAGGTCGCCTACAAGGGCGAGCCCGTCGCCGCAGTCATCGCCGAGACGGAGCGCCAGGCACGCGATGCCTGCGCCAAGGTCCGCGTCGACTGGGAGGTATTGCCCCACGTTCTCGATGTCGAGGAGGCAATCAAGTCCGGCGCGCCCTCGGTCAATGAGACCTATCCGAAGAACGCCTTCGTCTACCACGGCAAGTACGACCACCAGAAGCTGCGCTACGGCGACGTCGAGGCGGCGTTCCGCACCGCGGACCACGTCGTCGAGGGCCGCTACCAGATGTCGCCGATCGAGCAGGCGCCGACCGAGACGTGCGGCGCGATCGCGGCGCCGGAAACAAACGATCGCTACGTCTGCTACACCAGCACGCAGGCGCTGTTCTTCTCGCTCGGCACGGCCTCCAAACTGCTCAACATGCCGTCGAGCCGGCTGCATTTCATCGGCGGCACGGTCGGCGGCGGCTTCGGCGGCAAGGTCGACAGCCTGCACGAGCCGCTGGCTATCCTCGGGACCATGCTCACGGGTCGACCGGTCAAGTATATGTTCGACCGTGTCGAGGAAATGCAGGTCGGCGCGCCGCGCGGCGCCGAGCGCTGGTACATCAAGGACGGCGTCATGAACGACGGGCGCCTCGTCGCGCGCCAGTTCCGCGGCTATTTCGACTCAGGCGCCTACACGCGACTGTCGAGCTACGCGATCATTAAATGCGTCGGCCACCTGCCCGGCCCCTACACGATCCCGAATGTTCATGCCGACGTCTATTGCGTCTTCACCAACCGCACGCCGGCAACCGCAATGCGCGGTTTCGGCATCACCGGCGTCGACTTCGCCATCGAAGCGCATATGGACAAGGTGGCCGAAACGGTCGGCATGGATCCGATCGAACTGCGCATTCTCAACGCCTATCGCGACGGCGACATGAAGGCGCACCGGCGTTTAGCCAAGAACACCGCGCTGATCGAGTGCTGCCAGGTCGCCGCCGAAAAGGCCTCGTGGCGGATCAACGACACAGCCCGGCGCGAAACCTCGCTGACCGGAGGCGGCGGCGCGCGCGGCCAGATCCCGAACCAAACGGCGCTCGACGAGAACGGCCGCGTCGAGGGCTACGCCCATCAGAGCTATGCGGCGGCCGGCCAGCCGACCGACCAGGCCGCCCCGGTTCGGCCGGCACCGGTGCAGCCGGAACCCACGCAGCCCGCGCCGCAGCCGGCCGGCGTGCCGAGTGCGCCACCATCTGCATCGACATCGCCCGCACCGACCCCGCCCGCACCGGCACCGGCTCCTGCGCAACCGGCGCCTTCGCAGGGCGCGTCCCGCGCACCACTGCGGTTCTCATCGGTTTCGGGCCTGAGGAGGCGCTGA